Sequence from the Paenibacillus tundrae genome:
ATTGTTTAATCAACTATAGTCTATAATTATAAACTTAAGTAACCGAGTTACAATAATCATTTCTTCTTGATCTGTGGATTACTCAACAATCATTTAGAATTTGCTTATTATCTCAGATGTAATTTATTGTACAGTGCTTCGAAAATGAAACGTTAACCTATTCTTCTCGCAACATTGCTTAATCCTATTCGAACATTATTGTGAAGTGTGAGAGGGCTCCAACATCGGTATACAAAGAAAAAAACAAGCCTTGTTAAACGGCTTGTTCTCTAGATGAGATTACTATGGATTATGTGGGTTGGATCATACCTAAGTTATGTATTCGTAATTTGAATATTATGAATATTTATTTTCTTCCCAGCATATGACTCATTGTTACAACGAAGTTTGACCTCTACTCTATGTTCACTTGACTCAATAAAACGAATAGTCTGATTTCCTAAAGCGATGTTTAGCGCACCTTTCTGCTCCTCATAATCGTCGAAGAGAGCATAAATAATTTTCCGATCCTCATCTTCTAGTCTTCCGTAGACCGTTACTTCAAGAATGCCCTCAATACCGTTCTCACTGCTATTAGGAACCATATACTGTTCCATAAAACTCTTGGATTTTTCATCGTTTAATTGCTGAAGGAAGAATTGAAAAGGAACTCCTTTAAATGTAGGTAAATAGGAGTTGCGCCACGGCATCGTTTTATTCAATAGATTGAAAAACCACCGAAACCTCAAAGGCTCTGGAAAAGTTACGTTGATCTGCCGATCAGTTAATTTCTGATACACTTCATCTATATTCTCAACTTCTAGAGCAAAACCAACTAAACCTCTGTGTCCTTCATTATACTTATTAGTCCATTCCTTCACCCATCCTCCCCCGTCTGCTTTTTTAATATGTACTAATTCAAAATACTCTTTGCCCATCCACAGATTGGATACTTTAAAACCTTTTGTCCCTTTGCCCCATTTAGGCATATAGGGTAGGCCGATAGAGTGAACAGAAGTAATATATTGCTTACTTTCTTGGAACGACTTGTCAACATTGACGACTAAATGATCAATTTTCATATCCCACGGCTCCTATCTCTCTCCATATACTCTATGGTTTGTTACGTTTCAGATATTCTATCATATGTTGGTTATTATCTGGTTACTTAATTATAGACCAAAAAAGCCGCTAAATTAGCGACTTAGTGAATAATAATCTTCAATGTCTCGCGGAAATACCAACGAGTTTCTTCATTTCTGCATCTACGTCCGTTCGAGCAAAAAACAAAATTGAATTCAACTGCTCTGTTATTGTTGAAGCAATTGCGGATATAAAGCCGAAACGCCGCCCGCCAAGCCTTGCTGAACACCTCGACTTACCTCATCAGCGATAATCTCATAAAGTCCAGATTGTATTCCGTCAATTGCAGTCTTGGCGATATCTGATGGATTGGATTTCGGCGCTTCAATACCTGCTGTCATATCCGTGTCCATGTACGCGACGTGTAATCCTGCAACCCTTACGTTTTTGGCAGCTAACTCTAATCGTAACGCGTTCGTTAATCCCCATTGCGCAGACTTTGCAGTTGAATATGCACCTGAATTACCCGTATTGATCCAAGACAAGGCAGACAGAATATTTAGGATTGAACCTCCCCCATTGTTTTCAATTACCGGTGCAAAAGCGCGAATCATCGATAGCGTTCCGAATACATGCGTGTTAAATTCCAAATGAATATCGTGAAGCTCAGCTGTAAGTAAAGAAGCACCTGTAGAAGAACCAGCATTGTTAACAAGCAACGTTGCATCCACTGCGATTTCGGCCGCAGCCTTCACGGATTCTGGATCGGTGATATCAAGTTGCAGTGGAATTGCTCCCGGTAAATGAATGGATTCAGGATTTCTTGCTCCAGCGTACACTTTGGCTCCTCTAGCAAGAAGTTCAAGTGCCAATTCCTTGCCTAACCCCCGATTAGCACCACTTACTACAGCAACTTGTTTAGTCATATCCATCTGGCATTACTCCCTTATTGTTATGTTTTTTAATTGAGAACGATCATTCTAATTATGATAAAAAAAACAGTTAGACGTGATCTAACTTGAATGTAGTATATCAATTGTAGAACGATCAGTAAAGTATTATTTTCACACCTCTTCATTTACATCGCGATTTCGTTAATACGTTATGGACATGCACCACTAATCAATGCATCAATCTAGAAAAAGATTAATTGACACATTGACTATGCGGTTTAATTTCTCTTTGTCCGTTGAGGTTCTTGCCATAGCTCTTATGCCAACGGAGATGTTGTGAAGATACTCTGCTGTTTCTTTAGGGTCTAACTCAGAAGAAAATTCTCCCTCTTGCTGTCCCCATTCAATAATCCGTTGAAACATCTGCTCTACCGAGTTAAAGGACTCAAGAGATCTGTTATCCACTTCATTATCATGTGATGCCAGCTCTACTGCCGCATTCACGATTAAACAACCTGTAGGCATGGCTTCTGTTTCCGCGATCATATAATCAAAAATGCGATGCAATGCTTCCACTGCAGTCTTGGACGCTTTGACTTCCGCGAGCAATGATGCATTGACCTTATCAGCGTAGCGATCCATAGCCCGTAGAAAGAGTGAATGCTTATCTTCAAATGTATCGTAAATACTTCTACGATGAATTCCCATATGTTCAACTAAGTCACTCATGGAAGTCTTCTCGTATCCTTGCTTCCAGAAGATATCCATCGCTTTATCTAATACTTCGTTAACTTCGAATTCTTTACTTCTAGCCATTCTACTTCCCTCCCCCACATAATGTAACACAATGGGAACGATCAGTAAAATTAACCTGTAGATACCATACCTTTGGGAACAAGACTTCATGTTCCTTACCTTCGTTCTGTCAGCCATGATCACTTTGACAAATACTTCTTGGCATAGATCCTCCGCGTCTGTCTGATTTTTCATCACATAATAGCAAAAATAATATACGTCTTCTCGATACAGCTCGAAAATTTCCCGATCCGTCATTCTGCACCCCCTTTTTGGTTATCAGTAATAAGACTAATAAGGCTATGTAATCGTTCATTTTGTGGAAATCACAAGAAAAAAAGCCGCTAAATTAGCGACTTTGAACTCATCAAATGGTTCTTGGTATTAAAAACGCCTTCTCTGTTTTCTCAAAGCCAAGTCGTGGATAATATTCCATCGCCGTTGGTGCAGAGAGCAGCAATAATGCTACCTCTTCACCTAGATGGCTGCGTACACGTTCGATAAGCTGTCTTCCAATGCCATTTCTCTGATAATCCTTACTCACCGCTAGATCTGATAGATAACAACAATACGCGAAATCCGTAATCGCTCTTGCAAGTCCAATCAACTTATCATCATGCCAAGCAGAAACCGTAAGCGTTGCGTTCTCAATCATTCGTTGAATTCGATCCCGATCATCTACAGGACGTTTAATTCCTGAGCTTCTAAATACGTTCTGAACATCCTCTGGCTTAAGATCGGCATTTATTTTGTACAAAATGTCCATCGATGCACCCCACAATTTATTTTAATATACAACGAACATATTAGAATATTGGTAGGGTGTGAAGATCCAATTTGCATGAAATGGACTAGTCCAATGTGATTTGTCTCTACAATATTATGATCCAAACGCTCCTAACAAACGAGTAACTTCATCGGCAGTAATCGGGATTACTCCGCCATGTCGCTTATGGGTCTTACCTAAGTCATACGCATCCTTATCCACCACCCGGAATTCTCCACTATCGAGATCTGAGGTTAATAAAGGAAGATAACCGTCACCCTTAGCAAATTGATCCACGATCAAACACCATTCATTGCGGTCATTCATCTTATAAATCTGAGGCCCTTCTACGCCAGGAATCGCTTCCAAAATAGGAGCAGATAGCGGAACGAACGCATCCTTATCCAAGGAAGATCCCTTTTCTACCCGGATATTCTTCGTCGTTTCATCTTTCGTATAACGGTAGTAGCTCCCATTGTGCGCGATAATGGTTGTATCGATAATGTGGTTCTCTCGCTCAATATATAACTCCGTCGGCGTAAAGCTACGGAAGTCCTTGGTTCGTGAACTATACATTTTCTGTTTACGTTCTGTTTCAGAAGAGTCAGAAGATCCTCCTCTCGTTGCCGACGCCCAGAATACTAGAAATTCATCTGTCGACTCGTCATAGATGGCTTCTGGTGCCCATACACAGCCCGCGTCGGATACACCAACGGTAACTGCGCGAGGCGATGACCAATGCACTAAATCCTCAGATTCCCATACAATAATATCTTTGCTTCCTTCATTTACTGCTGCATCCCAGCCTTTACCGCTTGCAATCCGGAGATCGGTAGCTATCAGATAAAAGCGGTTATCCTTAGGAGAACGAATTACAAATGGATCTCGAACTCCTCTTTCCCCGATCGCTGATCGCAAAACCGGTAAACCTTGATTTAAATCTTGCCAATGCAACCCATCCTCACTGTACGAGAAGTAGACCTGTTCACCATCCGCACTTTCCCCAATAAAATGAACTAGAAGATAACCCGTATAAGGTACATGTTGTGCTGTCACAATGTAACACTCCTTCTAATATCTAATAGTAGGTACATAATCCCGTTGAGCTCAAGCGTCCTGTCAGTTGCCAGCCTTCATCGTATAAAGCGAGCTTTGGAACAACCTTTGGTAAGGACTATATCCATATTAAATGATTAGGACGGGTTAAATAAATAGTTTTAATCCATTATCAGCTTGTTTAGAGCGAATGTTTATCACAGCACCTCTATTGAAGTAGATCCACAAACCTCTTACTGATCTTATGATTGATATCTTCGGGAACGGGTTGTAATCCAGGTTGAAGGGATTCAACATTCGTCAGGATACGATATGCTGCATGCGAGATTAACCCAAAGCCCATATCCATAATCTCAATAGGGTTACCATCAGCTCCTGCTAAGTTAAGCGGGTTAGCCTGATGCAATAGATAGATGCTTTTCTCAGCATACGTTATTCGTTCAATCCCTTCTTTGACGACCTCAACAGACTTCGAAGCCTTCTTCAATTCGCCCACATTGATTTCAAACCCATAATGCCCTGAGTTAGCAAGAATAGCTTTTTCTTTGAACAATGGAATATGCTGCTCGGTAATCACATTGAAGGTTCCCGTTACCGTAACAATTACATCGGCTTCAGGGATCAAGTCGTGCAATTCGCCAACCAGATGTCCGTCTGTTTTGGCATTCAACAATTGAATCGGATTAACGTCATACACGAGTGTCGTAGCCCCCAAACCACGGAACTTCTTCGCTACACCGCTTCCACAATAACCATATCCAACAACGAGAACTTTTTTGCCGCCAACGAGAAGACTCGTAGTTCGCATGAAGCCATCGACAACAGATTGTCCAACCCCTAGTGCATTTTCGAAAATTTGCTTCAAGGGCGAATCATCAATCACGATGACAGGATATTCAGGTTGGACACCTTTTTTCTCAATTAATAGCTTGCCTGTACGCGTCTCTTCATTGGCACCAATCGGGTTCCATCCCGGCTGTAATTCATGATGAGCAAGAATCAGACTTGCACCATTATCCAAGAAGAGATCAATCTGGTTAGCCATCACCATCTTAAGATAGCGTTTGTGTTCATCATATTGGTCTGCTTCCTTGGCTAGAACCGTCACATTGGGTAAAGAGGCTAGATATGCTGCTGTATCTTTCTTAGTTGTACCTAGACAACCGACCAAGTAGATGTGTGCGGCTCCACCAGCGAGAAGTCCTTCAATCCAGAATCCCGTTTTGGGCTCTATATGCATACTGATCGCAATGGTTTTACCTTGGAGCACCTGCTCCTCTTGGAACCAATGATTAAGCTCTGCCACAATTGGCATCCTCTCTCTAAACCAATGCATCCGAGATGCCCCGGCACTAGCCAAACTTGGATCATCAATAATACTATTCATAACGAACCCCCTAGTTAATTACATGTTGTGTTGTAATTCGAGGTAAGTATAATATGATAAAAGGTCAAGCAATAAGGACAAAAGTCCGCTTTTTGGGGGCTCTTTTTCTAAATCGTTGTGCAAAAGGAGACTTAACTGTATGCCCACTAAGGTTAACCCGGATATCTCGGCCGCCGTTAAGAAAGCAAATCTACACCAGATCATTACAGATGAAGCTATAGCTAATTTGCAAGTGAGAACATACGCAAAAAACGAGACGGTTGTCGTCTCGGGTGATGCGTTAGCATTTTTCTATATTATTATTGAAGGCAGAGTGGCAATTCATAATTATTCCGAGCAGGGGAATGTAGCTGTTGTTGATTATGTAGAGCAAAACGGAGTATTAGGTGATATGGAATTTTTCAATCATTGCAATTACCTTCACACGGCTGTGGCTGTTGTACCAACAACCATATTACTCATTCCACTAGAAGTGGTACACTCTCATCTAACAACATCAGTCTCGTTTCTCATGCGTATGTGTTCGGTTCTCACGGAGAAGTTGATGAAGTCTTCAGTGAAAAATGCAAGATCATTGCTGTATCCAGGCAAAAATAAACTGTGCAAAACCATTGTACAAACCTCAGAGAAATTCGAATCTTCAACAATTCCTTTTGTTATGAAGGACATGTCCAGTATGATGGGCATCTCCGACCGCCATATTAGAAGATTGCTCAGTGATCTAGTAGAAGAGAAGATTATCCTGAGACAGAACAAAACGATTCAGATTTTGGACATGAAGCAATTACAGCGATATTCCACCGATTTTTAAATGATTCCTCAACTACAAGTTTTCTTACGAGGTAGACACTCTGTAGATGATAATATCCAAGCCAGTGTCTGTGGCTTTTCCCTCACCAACGAGAATATCGCTATTCAGAAAGGATAATGCTGTACTATTCGTAATGATTGTAGGCGAAGTGCGAAACAATGAAGATTTCAACTTTTTATTGATATTCCCGTTATTCTCGATATAAATTTCACAGCTTTGTCCGGTAAAATCCTCACCTTGGAGCATATATCTGGCCGACAGACTATGTCGATCTCCGCCCTTCCCAATGACCTGTGTATCCACGCCACCATTAAGCACGATGCCTTCAAAATATTTTCCCGTTACATCTCCTGTGAACGTAATCATAACGACAGAATCATCCTCGCTATTGCGTAGTTCGAACGTTTCTAAGATCTTCACATGAACCGTAAACACTTCTTCTAATTCCATAGTTTCACCCCTTTATTGCATCCTATCATACCATTTGCGGCAAAATAAAGGAAAGAGCCGCTATCTTGTAGCGGCTTCTTACACTCTATAGTTGTTGGCAATTAATCCATATGAGACCCGCCGTTGATATCAATTTCCTCCCCAGTAATGTAGGAGGCCTCACTTGAAGCTAAGAAAGCAATAGCCGAAGCAATCTCTTCGGTTTCACCCGGACGTCCCATTGGAATGCCTGCAATGACGCCATCCGCAGTTGGCTGGTCTAGAGATTTCCAGATATCCGTATTCACAAGCCCTGGTGCGATACAGTTAACCGTAATACCATCTGTCGCAACTTCTCGTGCGAGGTTTTTGGAGAAACCTAGTACAGCTGCCTTGGATGCAGAATAGTGCGCTCCACCAAAGACGCCGCCGCCCCGTTTAGCAGATACAGAGGATAGGCTAATGATCCGACCATAATTTTGTTTCTTCATCGGTTCAAGCACGGCTTGAGTACAGAGAAAGAGTCCGAACATGTTAACATTAAATACACGGGTGACGTCCTCTAATGTCATTTCTGCTACGGTTGCCTTCTGGGATATGCCTGCATTATTCACCAAGATATCAATTCTTCCATACGCTTGCAGTACCTTCTCCACCATGGCCTGATTCGATTCAAGGGTGGTAACGTTAAGCTCAACTCCGATGGCTTCCCCGCCTTCTGCACGAATAGCATCAACGGTCTCTTGAATTCCTTCTTGGTTGATATCAGCAATAACCAGCTTTGCCCCCTGCTTGGCTAGTGTTAGTGCAATCGTTCGTCCAATTCCTCGTTTAGATCCACTTCCTGTGACAATGGCTACTCTGTTATTTAATTCAAACATGTTATACACTCCTTCAGATGGGTTGATTGCGATCGTTAAGCAAAATTCTTTCTCAATGCTTATGGATTAAGCAGTTATTTTAATAGGGAATGTGCAGTCGCTACGATGTTATCTATCGTGATTCCGTTCATTTCTAGCAATTTTTCGTAGGGAGCAGATTCTCCGAATTTGTCCTGAACACCAATTCTGCGGACGACAGCTCCGCCTTCCTCGGCTACAACTTCACTCACTGCACTGCCAAGACCATTCAAAATGTTATGATCCTCTACAGTGATGATCCGGCCTGTACTTAAGCAATCCACAACAGCCTCACGGTCTAGAGGTTTAATCGTATGGAAATCTAGTAATTTAACGGATACACCCTCGTTCTCCAACAATTCCGATGCTTTCAAGGCAAGGTGTAAAGTGTCCCCATTGGCGATAATGGCAATATCTTTGCCGTCCTTCAACTTTTTGGCTTTACCGATCTCGAACTCTTCATCTTCTCCATATATGACCGGAACTGTATCACGAGTGAACCGAAGATATACTGGACCATAATGTTCAGCAGCCTTAGCAACCAGCTTGCGCGTGGAATGGTAGTCAGCAGCCATAATAACCGTCATATTGGGAACTGTGCGCAGTACACCCATATCCTCGATGGCTTGATGGCTTCCGCCGTCATTAGCTGGGGTAAGTCCACCATGGGAACAAGCAATTTTCACATTCAAGTGAGGATAGCAGACTTCTTGGCGAATCTGTTCAAGCATGCGTAGCGAACCAAAAACAGCATATGTGCTAATAAAAGGTATTTTCCCCGTTGTTGCTAGTCCTGCGGCAAGTCCTGCGGCGTTCTGTTCGGCAATACCCACGTTGATATGCTGGTTCGGAAGCTGATTCGCAAACTCAGTTGTTTTACATGATTTACCGATATCAATATCAACGACATAGATGTTTTTATTCTTTTTGCCAAGCTCTACAATTTCGTGTCCAAAACCTTCGCGCGTCGCAATTTTTTTCTCCGTTACGTTATATGTGCTCATCATTTCAGACCTCCCGCAATTTCTTCCAAAGCCTGCAGATATTCCGCTTCCTTCGGAGCAACCCCGTGCCAGTTACATACATCCTCCATAAATGAAACCCCTCTGCCCTTAACGGTATTGCATACGATGCAGATTGGCTTCCCGTGTTGAATATTACGGATTTCATCCAATGTATCTACGATCTGTTGCATGTCATGACCGTCTATTCTTCGGGTATCGAAGCCAAAAGCTTTAAATTTCAGCTCCAAATCCAAGTTTGGCATGATCTCATCACAGGTACCGTCAATTTGCAGGTTGTTATCATCCACAAACACAATTAGATTATCGAGCTGATATTTGTTTGCCGTTTGAGCAGCTTCCCAGATCTGACCTTCCTGGCATTCACCATCTCCCAGCATAGCGAATACTCGGTATGACTTGTCGTCCCTTTTACCTGCAATCGCCATGCCTACGGCACAAGAGAGCCCTTGACCGAGTGAGCCTGTTGAGATGTCGATTCCCGGACATTTTTTCATATCAGGATGTCCCTGAAATGGAGAACCGTACTGTCTTAGCGTGTGCACCTTCTCCATTGGAACAAATCCCCGGTGAAGCAATGCAGCATATTGAATCGGGCATACATGTCCTTTGGATAATACGAAGCGATCGCGGTCTTCCCATTTCGGATTAGCTGGGTCTATGTTCATTTCTTTGAAATACAAGGCTGTAATGATATCAGCTGCAGATAGTGAACCACCTGGATGACCAGACTGTGCTTCATAGATCATCGTGATCGCTGTTTGTCTCAAATCGATTGCTTTTTGCTTGAGTTCTTCAATGCTGGGCTTGGTCATTATGCTCACCTCATAAGAATTTTGATAGTTAATTTTTTCTTTTGTTATTTGGTTATCTTGTTCACTTGTTAACTTGTATCCTAAGTTGTTGTAAAAAAACGAGCACTTTGCTCAGATTCTAATACTCGTTTCACGTGCGGTTACCCTGTGTTAGTTGAATTAGTATGATCTAATGGTCTACCCGGACTTACTTTATAACTTTTACCGGATTGTTTGACAAGGAACACGATGATAGTCGCACTTATTATCATGCTGATTCCAAGGACTGTCAACCCAAGATTATGGCTACCTGTCATATCATTGATAAATCCTACAAAGTATGGTCCGAAGAACCCACCGAGATTACCAATACTATTAATCAATGCAATCGCACCACCTGCGGCTGCTCCTGTCAGGAATGATGGCGGAATCGCCCAGAATGGAGAGTAAGCTCCGAATGCTCCACACAAACTAATCGTTAGAAGTGCGAACGCTCCCATCAAACTGAAATCTGCAACATATACACTTGCCATCATGGCAATCGCACTAACCGTCAAGCAACCGGCTACATGGAATTTACGTTCGTTATGTTTATCCGAACTTTTGCCGACAAGATACATAACAATCATCGCACACAGATACATGAATCCAAGCAACCAGCCAATACTCTGTAAGGACCAACCTGTCGATTCAGTTAAACCTCTAGAAATGGTTGGCAGGAACATGTTAATTCCGTAATAACCAAACATCCAGAAGAAGTATCCTAGTGCCAAAATAAGCACATCCTTATCTCGCAATACCTCAAGGAAAGTAGGTTTTTTAACTTTTTGTTTCTCCAGTGCCTCTTTACGCGTTACATCCAACAGCCAAGTCTTCTCTGCGCCTGTTAACCACTTGGCATCTTCAATACGATCCGTTAAGTAGAAGTAACAGATGATACCGAGAATTACTGCTGGAATCGCTTCCAAAATAAAGAGCCATTGCCAACCCGACAAACCGAACCATTCAATTTGTAGCAGGAACGTTGATAACGGTGAACCGATAGCGTTGGCTGCTGGAATCGCAATCATAAATCCAGCAATCGCTTTGGCGTGATGCTTGGATTGGTAGAATCCACTTAAATAATGCACCATGCAAGGGTAAAAACTCGCTTCAGCCACACCCAGTAAGAAACGAACGATATAGAATTGGATGGGCGTTTGAATAAATGCCATAATGACGGCGATAATCCCCCAGGAAACCATAATGCGGCTAATCCATCGTCTTGCACCAATCTTAGACATCATCGCACTGCCGGGTACCTCAAGCAGGAAGTAACCTAGAAAGAAGATGCCTGCACCAAATCCATACACAGCCTCGGAGAATCCGAGGTCTTCATTCATTCGTAATGCCGCAAATCCGATATTTACGCGATCCAGAATTGAAATGGCAAAACACAAAAACAAGAATGGGATCAAACGTAATGTTACTTTGCGAACAGTCGACTTCTCCAATTGCTGCAGATCCATATGAAATCCTCCCGTGACATAATTCATTCCGTGGTTATATTAAACGCTTACAATTTCAGTTTCAAAAAATAATGTCCTACATTATCGACATAACTCACTGAAATGAAGCGTTTCCAAATACTTGCGATGATATGCACCTCCTGTTGATTTGTAATCTTGTTAACTTGTATCCTAAGTTTTTCTGTTTTGAATATAACAATTAACTTTTTAATTGTCAATAACTTATTTTTTCAATTTTTTATGTATTTGCAAACAACAAATAATCCCTATGCTAGATGCGATGCATAGGGATTATGATTAGTCTTTCCAATAACGATTAAAGAGATTCTGCATGTGCTGTTTCATGAGTTTGGAAGCCGTATCTGCCTGCTTATTTTCAATAGCATCAATGATTTCCTTATGCTCGCTAAAGTTAGTATCACGGTAGTCAGGGCGGGTTACCGTGCGATCGCGGATAAATCTCCACATTTCCTGTTGTTTCATCGCTTGAGTAATGACCGTCATGAACTGAATGAACAGATCATTATGTGAAGCTCTAGCAATCTCCATATGCAAGCGTTCATCCGTCTCCGGTACATAATGTCCACCTGCTGTCTCTGATTCCATCTGTTTGATGGTTTCTCGGAGCAGCTGAATCTCGTCTGCCGTAGCTCGTTGTGCTGCCATACTGGCGATAAGTGGTTCTATATTCATTCGTGCTTCAACAATATCCTCCGGGGATACGGAGTTGATGAAAGACTCGTCCGTTACAGCCTCATCCTGAGCGATCGTGCTTTTGACATAAACGCCTTCGCCCTGTCTGGAATAAATGTATCCTTTCATTTCCAGAGCGCTCAGTGCCTGTCTAATTGGAGCACGGCTTACACCGAATTGTGCGCATAGTTCTCGTTCTGTTGGCAACTTGTCCCCAATCTCGAACGTACCTGATTGTATTTCAGAGAGAATCTGATCATAAATTTGAATATACAGTTTATTGCTTGATACGCGATTAAATTGTATTGAAATCACTTCCCTCTGTTAGTTTCATTACATCTAATTACCAAAATGAACTATCAATAAACATTATATAAATTAGAACCTTGTTAGACAACATGATAATTAGACAAATCGCTGGAATTCAACAAAAGTACAAGGTTTGGACAAGCTTTTCCATTACTTGATCACACGGGGGCTATTCGGACAACAACTTGGTGTTAAAATCAACAAAAAAACATGACCGCCATAGAGCGATCATGTTTTCTTCCAATCCTACATCTCAATGGATAACCATTAAGACTTAGTAGGCAATATATTTTTGTCAAATTCGACTTCGAATAGATATTCGTCCAAATCAACCTTCATCGCTTCATTGAAGATGTTCGATGCAATCATCTTGCATCCGACCGTGGTGATTAGCACAATCTCTTCTGAGGAGAATTCGCTTCTTAATTTATCGTAGATAGACTCATCAATGGTGTTTGGATTGTTAACCAATCCACGACCATAATCAATCAATACTTTTTCAATCTCAGTGAATTCAAACTCATTGAAGCTGATATTCAGATCGCGGAGAAGCTTCGCATGATAGGTGGAGCAGACCAGACACTCATTCTCCGTCGAGATCGCGTAACAGTAAAAATAAATAGCGCGACTGCCTATAATTTTTTGTAGCTCATTACGCACCGGATAGAATTCCATCGCATCAAAAGACGGCATGGAATACAACAATGTTTTAACCATATTCGTTACTCGATTGCCATTTTTGATTCGCTCATCCACAAAGTTCTTAGCTTCTTGAGACATGTCTTCATATTGTAATGCGGGTACCACACTGCTCATGTAAAATTCCTCCTCTTAAGTAAAGTTAATATACCATCTGGATGTGA
This genomic interval carries:
- a CDS encoding transketolase family protein — translated: MMSTYNVTEKKIATREGFGHEIVELGKKNKNIYVVDIDIGKSCKTTEFANQLPNQHINVGIAEQNAAGLAAGLATTGKIPFISTYAVFGSLRMLEQIRQEVCYPHLNVKIACSHGGLTPANDGGSHQAIEDMGVLRTVPNMTVIMAADYHSTRKLVAKAAEHYGPVYLRFTRDTVPVIYGEDEEFEIGKAKKLKDGKDIAIIANGDTLHLALKASELLENEGVSVKLLDFHTIKPLDREAVVDCLSTGRIITVEDHNILNGLGSAVSEVVAEEGGAVVRRIGVQDKFGESAPYEKLLEMNGITIDNIVATAHSLLK
- a CDS encoding transketolase translates to MTKPSIEELKQKAIDLRQTAITMIYEAQSGHPGGSLSAADIITALYFKEMNIDPANPKWEDRDRFVLSKGHVCPIQYAALLHRGFVPMEKVHTLRQYGSPFQGHPDMKKCPGIDISTGSLGQGLSCAVGMAIAGKRDDKSYRVFAMLGDGECQEGQIWEAAQTANKYQLDNLIVFVDDNNLQIDGTCDEIMPNLDLELKFKAFGFDTRRIDGHDMQQIVDTLDEIRNIQHGKPICIVCNTVKGRGVSFMEDVCNWHGVAPKEAEYLQALEEIAGGLK
- a CDS encoding MFS transporter codes for the protein MDLQQLEKSTVRKVTLRLIPFLFLCFAISILDRVNIGFAALRMNEDLGFSEAVYGFGAGIFFLGYFLLEVPGSAMMSKIGARRWISRIMVSWGIIAVIMAFIQTPIQFYIVRFLLGVAEASFYPCMVHYLSGFYQSKHHAKAIAGFMIAIPAANAIGSPLSTFLLQIEWFGLSGWQWLFILEAIPAVILGIICYFYLTDRIEDAKWLTGAEKTWLLDVTRKEALEKQKVKKPTFLEVLRDKDVLILALGYFFWMFGYYGINMFLPTISRGLTESTGWSLQSIGWLLGFMYLCAMIVMYLVGKSSDKHNERKFHVAGCLTVSAIAMMASVYVADFSLMGAFALLTISLCGAFGAYSPFWAIPPSFLTGAAAGGAIALINSIGNLGGFFGPYFVGFINDMTGSHNLGLTVLGISMIISATIIVFLVKQSGKSYKVSPGRPLDHTNSTNTG
- a CDS encoding FadR/GntR family transcriptional regulator gives rise to the protein MISIQFNRVSSNKLYIQIYDQILSEIQSGTFEIGDKLPTERELCAQFGVSRAPIRQALSALEMKGYIYSRQGEGVYVKSTIAQDEAVTDESFINSVSPEDIVEARMNIEPLIASMAAQRATADEIQLLRETIKQMESETAGGHYVPETDERLHMEIARASHNDLFIQFMTVITQAMKQQEMWRFIRDRTVTRPDYRDTNFSEHKEIIDAIENKQADTASKLMKQHMQNLFNRYWKD
- a CDS encoding carboxymuconolactone decarboxylase family protein; translated protein: MSSVVPALQYEDMSQEAKNFVDERIKNGNRVTNMVKTLLYSMPSFDAMEFYPVRNELQKIIGSRAIYFYCYAISTENECLVCSTYHAKLLRDLNISFNEFEFTEIEKVLIDYGRGLVNNPNTIDESIYDKLRSEFSSEEIVLITTVGCKMIASNIFNEAMKVDLDEYLFEVEFDKNILPTKS